From the Musa acuminata AAA Group cultivar baxijiao chromosome BXJ3-7, Cavendish_Baxijiao_AAA, whole genome shotgun sequence genome, one window contains:
- the LOC135642415 gene encoding NADPH-dependent aldehyde reductase-like protein, chloroplastic yields the protein MAATAPVLLLSGRIAIVTGASRGIGRSIASHLASLGASLIIGYASSSAAADRLAAELNSSTSSSTNQKPRAVAVRVDVSDPDNVKSLFDAAESAFGGPAHILVACAGVLDDKYPTVSATAVEDWDATFAVNTRGAFLCCREAANRLARGGGGRIVCITSSTTASLRPGFGAYVASKAAVEAMVKVMAKELKGTAITANCVAPGPVATDMFFAGKSEELIRRIVEENPMGRLGETEDIAPVVGFLCTDAGQWVNGQVIRVNGGYV from the coding sequence ATGGCCGCGACAGCCCCCGTCCTCCTCCTCTCCGGCCGCATCGCCATCGTCACCGGTGCCTCCCGCGGCATCGGTCGCTCTATTGCTTCCCACCTTGCGTCCCTCGGCGCCTCCCTCATCATCGGCTACGCCTCCAGCTCCGCCGCCGCTGACCGCCTCGCCGCCGAGCTCAACTCCTCCACCTCGTCCTCCACCAACCAGAAACCCCGCGCGGTGGCCGTCCGCGTCGACGTCTCTGACCCCGACAACGTCAAGTCCCTCTTCGACGCCGCGGAGTCCGCCTTCGGCGGCCCCGCCCACATCCTCGTCGCCTGTGCCGGCGTCCTCGATGACAAGTACCCTACCGTTTCCGCCACCGCCGTCGAGGACTGGGATGCCACTTTCGCCGTCAACACCCGGGGGGCCTTCCTCTGCTGCCGGGAGGCGGCGAACCGGCTCGCCCGCGGCGGCGGCGGGCGGATCGTGTGCATCACGTCCTCGACGACGGCGTCGCTGCGGCCGGGGTTCGGAGCGTACGTGGCCTCGAAGGCGGCGGTGGAGGCCATGGTCAAGGTCATGGCGAAGGAGCTGAAGGGGACGGCGATAACGGCCAACTGCGTGGCGCCGGGCCCGGTGGCGACGGACATGTTCTTCGCGGGGAAGAGCGAGGAGTTGATCCGTCGGATTGTGGAGGAGAACCCGATGGGTCGGCTGGGGGAAACGGAGGACATCGCGCCGGTGGTCGGGTTCCTGTGCACCGACGCCGGGCAGTGGGTGAACGGGCAGGTGATTCGGGTGAACGGCGGCTACGTTTGA